In the genome of Pseudomonadota bacterium, one region contains:
- the rplL gene encoding 50S ribosomal protein L7/L12 produces MSEASGSYTFDGVVDFIKGMSLLEAAKMVKKLEEELGVSAAAPVAMMATGSAPAAAAVEEKTEFTIMLDETGAEKVKVIKVVREITGLGLKEAKDLVDAAPKLVKEGVAKADAEEFLKKLKEAGAKASLK; encoded by the coding sequence ATGTCTGAAGCGTCTGGATCGTATACGTTCGACGGCGTTGTAGATTTCATCAAGGGTATGTCCCTGTTGGAGGCTGCAAAGATGGTAAAGAAGCTAGAAGAGGAGCTTGGCGTTAGTGCTGCGGCTCCCGTAGCAATGATGGCTACTGGGTCTGCTCCTGCAGCTGCTGCTGTAGAAGAGAAGACCGAGTTCACCATTATGCTTGATGAGACCGGTGCTGAGAAAGTTAAGGTGATTAAGGTTGTTCGCGAGATCACCGGACTTGGCCTTAAGGAGGCTAAAGACCTCGTTGACGCAGCTCCAAAGCTCGTCAAAGAGGGTGTTGCTAAGGCTGATGCTGAGGAGTTTCTTAAGAAGCTCAAGGAAGCTGGCGCCAAGGCTAGCCTCAAGTAA
- the rplK gene encoding 50S ribosomal protein L11 — MAKEISTLIKLQVSGGQANPAPPIGPVLGQHGVNIMEFCKQFNARTQKQQGEVVPVVITVFKDRSFTFELKTPPVSYLIKKTLKLEKGSAIPNKDKVGQLTKAQVYEIAKQKMSDLNCYDDEAAFKIVAGTARSMGVDVIN, encoded by the coding sequence ATGGCAAAAGAGATTAGTACCCTTATTAAGTTGCAAGTTTCCGGTGGTCAGGCTAATCCAGCTCCTCCGATCGGGCCTGTTCTTGGTCAACATGGCGTTAATATCATGGAGTTCTGTAAGCAGTTTAATGCCAGAACTCAGAAGCAGCAGGGCGAGGTAGTCCCTGTTGTTATTACAGTTTTTAAGGACCGTTCATTTACCTTTGAGCTAAAGACTCCACCAGTTTCCTACCTGATTAAGAAGACCCTTAAGCTTGAGAAGGGCTCTGCTATTCCGAACAAGGATAAGGTAGGGCAGCTCACAAAGGCGCAGGTCTATGAGATTGCAAAGCAGAAGATGTCCGATCTGAACTGCTACGACGATGAGGCTGCATTCAAAATTGTAGCTGGAACTGCACGTAGTATGGGTGTTGATGTAATCAATTAG
- the rpoB gene encoding DNA-directed RNA polymerase subunit beta, which yields MTSKIKTNLRLRKSYSKIDEVAEIPNLIGIQKSSYERFLQSNIEPEKREEVGLQKVFKSVFPIRDYNNTASLEFVSYNLGTPKYDVDECRDRGMTWAAPLRVTIQLVLWDVNPETGARHLSALKEDVVYFGEIPLMTERGTFMVNGTERVIVSQLHRSPGVFFDHDDGKSHVSGKLLYSSRIIPYRGSWIDYEFDVKDILHVRIDRRRKLNVTVLLRALGMTSDDILSTYYKTDTVVFGKRGLVTKEFKSDQLEGQKSIREIKHDGKVLVKQGGKFNKAVIRRLKEAGTTEIEISPEAVVGLVAAETVIQATDNVVNSKSGEVIAEKGEVLVGWDVIRERVGAAVLDLDEKEAKEICGQFDIIVNAGDQLKADKVNSKGEVVERGGITAQRELGLDRIRVLYVDDNHIGDALWKTLISDKMAGDSTLYSRLSGRPTIDSLVEVYRRLRPGDPPRPETAQATFKNLFFNADRYDLSDIGRYKMNHKLYLSQGREAPPMDQGVLSPEDIKETVRYLLELRNSSDAQRYSIDDIDHLGNRRVRAVGELIENQYRIGLVRMERAVKERMGMQDIDTLVPQDLINYKPVAAVVKEFFGSSQLSQFMDQTNPLSEITHKRRLSALGPGGLTRDRAGFEVRDVNATHYGRICPIETPEGPNIGLIASLAVYARVNEFGFVETPYRVVDNSHRVTTDIVYLSALEEERETIAPASIGIDKKGNLVDAAIPVRRNGEYLLVPPADVTKLDVSPKQIVSVAASLIPFLENDDANRALMGSNMQRQAVPCLIAQAPLVGTGMEHIVARDSGATIVAKRAGQVLSVESERIVIKSDTMSDDSLDTGVDIYKLVKYRRSNQNTCITQRPIVSAGERVAAGEVVADGPSTDMAELALGQNCLVAFMPWHGYNFEDSVLISENLVKNDVFSSVHIEEFECIARDTKLGKEEITRDIPNVGEEALKNLDESGIIRIGAEVKPGDILVGKITPKSETQLSPEEKLLRAIFGEKAGEVRDSSLKLPPGVEGTIISAQIFSRKGTDKDERTIELELRDIAALEQDQRDEVNVLRDAVMKEIIKLLSGKTTTARLVDDKRAQLIAKDEVLNAELLNSVSFEYLRDIQVGDEAIQEQINKTVVRTGQLINNKRAHLNEKIKRLKEGDELAPGIIKMVKVFIASKRKIQVGDKIAGRHGNKGVLSRVLPQEDMPYLADGTPVDMVLNPLGVPSRMNVGQILETHLGWASYMLGRRIRDLVESIVDPLTGVNRIDTTTESKSSVTKKIRDILLTAYKGSAHTELIEGLSDTDLLDLARREMSGIRVATPVFDAARESDIQELLRFSGVPEDGKVQLYDGRTGEAFAERGTVGVMYILKLDHLVDDKIHARSIGPYSLVTQQPLGGKAQFGGQRLGEMEVWALEAYGAAYTLQEFLTVKSDDVAGRTRMYESIVKGEHVLEPGLPESFNVMMKELQALCLDVELVEEQPAVEEEVAPQALAINGSISAAV from the coding sequence ATGACATCAAAAATAAAGACCAACCTACGCCTCCGAAAAAGCTACTCAAAGATCGATGAGGTAGCTGAGATTCCAAATCTAATCGGGATTCAAAAAAGCTCCTACGAAAGATTTCTGCAGTCAAATATCGAACCGGAAAAGCGCGAGGAGGTAGGACTACAAAAGGTCTTCAAGTCTGTATTTCCGATCCGTGATTACAACAACACGGCCTCGCTTGAGTTTGTTTCATACAACCTAGGTACTCCAAAGTACGACGTTGACGAGTGTCGAGATCGTGGCATGACGTGGGCAGCTCCTCTGCGCGTAACAATTCAGCTCGTTCTATGGGACGTTAACCCAGAGACCGGCGCACGACATCTGAGCGCCCTTAAGGAGGACGTAGTATACTTCGGCGAGATCCCACTGATGACTGAGCGTGGGACGTTCATGGTTAACGGAACTGAGCGCGTTATCGTGAGCCAACTTCACCGTTCTCCAGGTGTGTTCTTTGATCACGATGATGGAAAGAGCCATGTATCAGGCAAGCTTCTCTACTCGTCGCGCATTATTCCGTACCGTGGTTCGTGGATCGACTATGAGTTCGATGTTAAGGACATCCTGCATGTTCGTATCGATCGCCGCCGTAAGTTGAACGTAACGGTACTGTTGCGCGCGCTGGGCATGACCTCGGATGATATCCTTTCTACTTACTACAAGACCGACACAGTAGTCTTCGGCAAGCGTGGGCTTGTTACGAAGGAGTTTAAATCTGATCAGCTTGAGGGACAGAAGTCCATTCGCGAAATTAAGCATGACGGAAAGGTTCTGGTTAAGCAGGGCGGTAAGTTCAATAAGGCTGTTATCCGACGCCTCAAGGAGGCGGGCACAACAGAGATAGAGATATCCCCAGAGGCAGTTGTTGGACTAGTTGCAGCCGAGACCGTGATTCAGGCGACAGACAACGTTGTCAATTCCAAGAGCGGTGAGGTCATTGCCGAGAAGGGTGAGGTGCTTGTTGGTTGGGATGTTATACGCGAGCGTGTTGGCGCAGCGGTACTCGATCTCGATGAGAAGGAGGCCAAGGAGATCTGTGGCCAGTTCGATATTATAGTTAATGCTGGTGATCAGCTTAAGGCGGATAAGGTTAACTCAAAGGGTGAGGTCGTTGAGAGGGGTGGTATTACGGCGCAGCGAGAGCTGGGTCTTGATCGAATCCGGGTGCTCTATGTAGATGACAATCATATCGGAGATGCGCTTTGGAAGACCCTCATATCTGATAAGATGGCTGGCGATTCTACGCTCTATTCACGCCTATCAGGTCGTCCAACGATCGACAGTCTGGTTGAAGTTTATCGTCGCTTGCGTCCTGGAGATCCTCCTCGTCCCGAGACGGCTCAGGCTACCTTTAAGAACCTCTTCTTTAACGCTGACCGTTATGACCTTTCCGACATCGGTCGCTATAAGATGAACCACAAGCTCTATCTTTCGCAGGGCCGTGAGGCTCCTCCGATGGATCAGGGGGTCTTGTCGCCTGAGGACATTAAAGAGACGGTTCGCTATCTTCTAGAGTTGCGAAACTCCTCGGATGCGCAGCGTTATTCGATTGATGATATCGATCACCTCGGCAACCGTCGCGTTCGCGCAGTTGGTGAGTTAATCGAGAATCAGTACCGGATTGGTCTCGTTCGTATGGAGCGTGCTGTTAAAGAGCGTATGGGTATGCAGGATATCGATACCCTCGTTCCACAGGACCTGATCAACTACAAGCCGGTGGCGGCAGTTGTTAAGGAGTTCTTCGGTTCGTCGCAGCTCTCGCAGTTTATGGATCAGACCAATCCGCTCTCAGAGATCACGCACAAGCGCCGTTTATCAGCGCTTGGACCAGGCGGACTTACCAGAGACCGTGCCGGTTTTGAGGTACGTGACGTTAACGCCACGCATTACGGACGTATCTGTCCGATTGAGACCCCTGAGGGTCCGAATATCGGTCTGATTGCATCGCTTGCTGTGTATGCTCGTGTCAATGAGTTCGGATTCGTCGAGACTCCGTACCGCGTTGTTGATAACAGCCACCGCGTGACTACGGATATCGTATATCTCTCAGCCCTTGAAGAGGAGAGGGAGACAATAGCCCCAGCTAGTATCGGAATCGACAAGAAGGGCAACCTTGTTGATGCAGCTATTCCAGTCAGAAGAAACGGGGAGTATCTACTTGTTCCACCTGCTGATGTTACTAAGCTTGATGTTAGTCCTAAGCAGATCGTGAGCGTGGCCGCATCCCTAATTCCGTTCCTAGAGAACGATGACGCGAACCGTGCATTGATGGGATCGAACATGCAGCGTCAGGCTGTACCGTGCTTGATTGCACAGGCTCCTTTGGTTGGAACCGGTATGGAGCACATCGTTGCTCGTGATTCCGGTGCGACTATCGTTGCTAAGCGTGCTGGTCAGGTGCTGTCGGTTGAGTCTGAGAGAATAGTAATCAAATCAGACACGATGAGCGATGATTCGCTCGATACTGGAGTTGATATCTACAAGTTGGTCAAGTATCGCCGCTCTAACCAGAATACATGTATTACGCAGCGCCCAATTGTAAGCGCTGGTGAGCGTGTTGCTGCTGGAGAGGTGGTAGCCGATGGTCCAAGTACGGATATGGCTGAGTTAGCGCTCGGTCAGAACTGCTTGGTCGCATTCATGCCATGGCACGGATATAACTTCGAGGACTCGGTCCTAATCAGCGAGAATCTGGTAAAGAACGACGTGTTCAGCTCGGTGCACATCGAGGAGTTTGAGTGTATCGCTCGTGATACCAAGCTCGGCAAAGAGGAGATTACACGCGACATTCCGAATGTCGGCGAAGAGGCTCTTAAGAACCTAGATGAATCGGGAATTATCCGTATCGGAGCAGAGGTCAAACCGGGGGATATCCTGGTTGGAAAGATCACTCCTAAGAGCGAGACCCAACTTAGCCCAGAGGAGAAGCTCCTGAGAGCTATCTTCGGCGAGAAGGCAGGTGAGGTCCGAGATAGCAGCTTGAAGCTCCCACCAGGAGTTGAGGGTACTATTATCTCAGCACAGATATTCTCCCGTAAGGGAACCGATAAGGACGAGCGTACGATTGAACTTGAGCTGCGCGACATTGCAGCTCTTGAACAGGATCAGCGCGACGAGGTTAACGTGCTACGTGATGCTGTTATGAAGGAGATCATTAAACTCCTCTCTGGCAAAACCACAACGGCGCGTCTCGTTGATGATAAACGTGCGCAACTCATTGCAAAAGATGAGGTTCTTAATGCCGAGCTTCTCAACTCTGTATCGTTTGAGTATCTGCGCGATATTCAGGTTGGTGATGAGGCTATTCAGGAGCAGATCAACAAGACTGTTGTTCGCACCGGTCAGCTAATCAACAATAAGCGCGCGCACTTGAATGAGAAGATCAAGCGCCTCAAGGAGGGTGACGAACTCGCGCCTGGTATCATCAAGATGGTGAAGGTATTTATCGCCAGCAAGAGGAAGATTCAGGTAGGAGATAAGATAGCGGGGCGTCACGGAAACAAGGGAGTCCTTTCACGGGTTCTTCCGCAAGAGGACATGCCGTATCTTGCAGATGGAACACCGGTCGACATGGTTTTAAACCCGCTCGGCGTACCATCCCGAATGAACGTAGGACAGATCCTTGAGACCCACCTTGGTTGGGCCTCATATATGCTGGGACGTCGCATTCGAGATCTAGTTGAGTCGATAGTTGATCCACTTACCGGTGTTAATCGAATAGATACAACTACAGAGAGTAAGAGTTCGGTCACTAAGAAGATTAGAGATATTCTTCTGACTGCCTACAAGGGTAGTGCACACACGGAGCTCATTGAGGGACTTTCGGACACGGATCTATTAGATCTAGCCCGTCGAGAGATGAGCGGTATCCGTGTGGCAACACCGGTGTTCGATGCAGCTCGTGAGAGCGACATCCAGGAACTTCTCCGCTTCTCGGGTGTTCCAGAGGATGGCAAGGTACAGTTGTACGATGGACGTACGGGTGAGGCCTTTGCAGAGAGGGGCACCGTTGGTGTTATGTATATCTTAAAACTTGACCACTTGGTTGACGATAAGATCCACGCCCGTTCGATCGGACCATACTCGTTAGTTACGCAGCAGCCACTTGGTGGTAAGGCGCAGTTCGGAGGACAGAGACTTGGAGAGATGGAGGTCTGGGCACTTGAGGCTTACGGAGCCGCCTATACCCTCCAGGAGTTCCTAACGGTTAAGTCTGATGACGTTGCCGGAAGGACTCGTATGTACGAGTCGATAGTCAAGGGTGAACACGTTCTTGAGCCGGGTCTCCCTGAGTCATTCAATGTAATGATGAAGGAGCTCCAAGCGCTCTGCCTAGATGTTGAGCTTGTTGAAGAGCAGCCAGCAGTCGAGGAAGAGGTAGCACCACAGGCGCTAGCTATAAACGGTTCGATCAGCGCTGCCGTCTAG
- the rplJ gene encoding 50S ribosomal protein L10 codes for MEKAVKLVELEKLVDNFTNAQVAICADFRGLSVAKMTNLRRELRKVGANGKVVRNTLARLAVAKVEGGRAAKQSEVDRFLATINGPTLVITSDSDPIAPTKVLAGFAKSNELFRVKGCWLDGAYVDAAGVDSLSKMPGRNETFAMLLNLISTPATQLVRVLSEPAGQVVRSIEAYRKKLGGDSAAA; via the coding sequence ATGGAAAAAGCTGTAAAACTGGTTGAGCTTGAGAAGCTCGTAGACAATTTCACAAATGCCCAGGTGGCTATTTGCGCCGATTTCCGTGGACTTTCCGTTGCAAAGATGACGAATCTTCGCCGCGAGTTGCGCAAAGTTGGCGCAAACGGAAAGGTCGTTCGTAATACCTTAGCCCGCCTAGCCGTAGCTAAGGTTGAAGGAGGCCGAGCAGCTAAGCAGTCTGAGGTTGATAGATTCCTGGCAACTATCAACGGACCAACCCTGGTAATTACATCGGACAGTGATCCGATCGCACCGACTAAGGTGCTCGCAGGGTTTGCCAAGAGCAATGAACTATTTCGAGTGAAGGGGTGTTGGCTAGATGGTGCATACGTCGATGCTGCAGGGGTTGATTCGTTATCGAAGATGCCTGGCAGAAATGAGACGTTCGCTATGTTGCTGAACCTAATTTCCACACCTGCTACGCAATTGGTCCGAGTTCTCTCGGAGCCAGCGGGGCAGGTTGTTAGGTCAATTGAGGCCTATAGGAAGAAGCTCGGAGGGGATTCAGCTGCCGCATAA
- the nusG gene encoding transcription termination/antitermination protein NusG produces the protein METISTEQKLNWYVVQAYAGFEMKAKQALEERIRLNKLTHLFGEVHVPQETVVELVKGQKRSSTRKFFPGYILVQMVLNEETWHLVKETPKINGFVGDATSPQPISEEEAQRVFSQVEEGAASPRSKMNFEQGDAVKVIDGPFAEFNGTIEEVRPEKGKVKVLISIFGRATPVELDFMQVEKS, from the coding sequence ATGGAAACGATCTCGACTGAACAGAAGTTAAATTGGTACGTCGTTCAGGCCTATGCAGGCTTTGAGATGAAGGCCAAGCAGGCCCTCGAGGAGAGGATCCGCTTGAACAAACTTACTCACCTCTTTGGGGAGGTTCACGTCCCGCAGGAGACCGTTGTGGAGCTGGTTAAGGGACAGAAGAGATCCTCCACCCGCAAATTCTTTCCAGGCTACATCCTTGTTCAGATGGTGTTGAACGAGGAGACGTGGCATTTAGTCAAAGAAACCCCCAAGATCAACGGCTTTGTAGGGGATGCCACTAGCCCGCAACCGATCTCAGAGGAGGAGGCTCAGCGCGTATTTAGCCAGGTTGAGGAGGGCGCTGCTTCGCCCCGGTCTAAGATGAACTTTGAGCAGGGTGATGCCGTAAAGGTTATAGACGGACCGTTTGCCGAGTTCAATGGAACTATCGAGGAGGTGCGGCCAGAGAAGGGCAAGGTCAAGGTGTTGATCAGCATCTTCGGTCGTGCTACTCCAGTTGAGCTCGATTTTATGCAAGTTGAAAAGTCCTAA
- the rplA gene encoding 50S ribosomal protein L1, whose product MARRKEGKRIKAQRTKVEADKLYNLEEACQVVASTASAKFDETVDVAVRLGVDPKKADQNVRGSISLPHGLGRNVRVLVFAKGEKAKNATDAGADFVGGDDLVEKIKGGFFDFDSVIATPDMMAQVGKVGKLLGPRGLMPSPKIGTVTFDISETVKSVKAGRAEYRVDKVGVVHASVGKASFGGVKILENIQALFGALNRSKPSTSKGVYIQSASIALTMGPGIAVDVSALRA is encoded by the coding sequence ATGGCGCGTAGAAAAGAAGGCAAACGTATTAAAGCTCAGCGAACCAAGGTAGAGGCCGACAAGTTGTACAACTTGGAGGAAGCCTGCCAGGTAGTTGCCAGCACCGCTTCGGCTAAGTTCGATGAGACGGTCGATGTCGCTGTTCGCCTCGGAGTTGATCCTAAGAAGGCTGATCAGAACGTACGTGGCTCGATCTCTCTTCCACACGGACTTGGAAGGAACGTGCGCGTTCTGGTATTCGCAAAGGGCGAGAAGGCTAAGAATGCAACTGATGCTGGCGCGGACTTCGTTGGCGGTGATGATCTAGTAGAAAAGATCAAGGGCGGATTTTTTGACTTTGATAGCGTTATCGCAACACCTGACATGATGGCGCAGGTTGGTAAGGTCGGAAAGCTGCTTGGACCACGTGGTTTGATGCCATCACCTAAGATCGGCACCGTAACATTCGATATTTCAGAGACGGTAAAATCGGTCAAGGCTGGGCGCGCTGAGTATCGCGTTGATAAGGTTGGAGTCGTGCACGCCTCAGTAGGAAAGGCCTCCTTTGGTGGGGTAAAGATACTCGAGAACATTCAAGCGCTCTTCGGTGCGCTCAACAGATCAAAGCCATCGACGAGTAAGGGTGTATACATTCAGTCAGCTTCTATAGCCCTTACAATGGGGCCAGGGATAGCGGTAGATGTATCGGCGCTCAGGGCGTAA
- the secE gene encoding preprotein translocase subunit SecE, with protein sequence MSGKGAGSSSGSIIARSSAYISESVGELKKVHTPTRQEATRLTGVVLLIIVFISMCLFVMDLTFNWLMTEIVG encoded by the coding sequence ATGAGCGGAAAGGGCGCCGGGTCTTCGTCAGGTTCAATCATTGCGCGCAGTTCGGCGTATATCTCCGAGAGCGTTGGTGAGCTGAAGAAGGTTCACACTCCGACCCGTCAGGAAGCAACACGATTAACTGGGGTAGTTTTACTAATTATCGTATTTATTTCTATGTGTCTTTTCGTTATGGATCTCACGTTTAACTGGCTTATGACAGAGATAGTCGGCTAG